In one Cronobacter dublinensis subsp. dublinensis LMG 23823 genomic region, the following are encoded:
- a CDS encoding capsule biosynthesis protein: protein MLNKIKLFLAGMRQRDISRGVRVFQCHSAKILIGAPMLLLAVYLLIFSQPRYVSESQVVIKRASDIESGSLNIGLLMGAANPSSAEDALYLKEYLHSPDLLKTLDRQLDFKKAFGASGLDLFYHLSANATAEEFLDYYRHRIAIRYDNKNGLLTIETQGFTPQFALRFNQAVLKESERFINELSHQIARDQQAFAEGELEKARQRLDASKSALLAFQNRNQMLDPQASAVAASSAVNNLTEQKIRLETELRTLLTYLREDAPPVVTTKNTLASINAQIDKEKNSITAPEGNRLNRVAADFDELKSRVTFDTDLYQLALTAIEKTRVEAARKLKSLSVISSPQLAEESRYPETLYLLACGLLICSLLFGTLKLLLAIIDDHRV from the coding sequence GTGCTCAATAAAATAAAGCTCTTTTTAGCAGGAATGCGGCAACGGGATATTTCCCGCGGCGTGCGCGTCTTTCAGTGCCATAGCGCGAAAATCCTTATTGGCGCGCCGATGCTGCTGCTGGCCGTTTACCTGCTGATTTTCAGCCAGCCGCGCTATGTCAGCGAATCGCAGGTGGTCATCAAGCGCGCCAGCGATATCGAGAGCGGCAGCCTGAACATCGGTCTGCTGATGGGGGCGGCTAACCCGAGCTCCGCCGAGGACGCGCTTTATCTCAAAGAGTACCTGCACTCGCCGGATCTGCTAAAAACGCTCGACCGCCAGCTCGATTTTAAAAAGGCGTTTGGCGCAAGCGGGCTGGATCTCTTCTATCACCTCAGCGCTAACGCGACCGCCGAAGAGTTTCTCGATTACTACCGCCACCGCATCGCCATCCGTTACGACAATAAAAATGGCTTGCTGACTATCGAAACCCAGGGCTTCACGCCGCAGTTCGCGCTGCGCTTTAACCAGGCGGTGCTGAAAGAGTCCGAGCGCTTTATCAACGAGCTTTCGCACCAGATAGCGCGCGATCAGCAGGCGTTTGCCGAAGGCGAACTGGAAAAAGCCCGCCAGCGGCTGGACGCCAGCAAAAGCGCGCTGCTCGCCTTTCAGAACCGTAACCAGATGCTGGATCCGCAGGCCTCCGCTGTCGCGGCGAGCTCGGCGGTTAACAACCTGACCGAGCAAAAGATCCGCCTTGAAACCGAATTGCGCACGCTGCTGACCTATCTGCGCGAAGACGCGCCGCCAGTGGTGACCACCAAAAACACGCTCGCCTCCATCAACGCTCAGATAGACAAAGAAAAAAACAGCATTACGGCCCCGGAAGGCAACCGGCTTAACCGCGTAGCGGCGGACTTCGACGAACTGAAATCACGGGTGACGTTCGACACCGATCTCTACCAGCTCGCCCTGACGGCTATCGAAAAAACGCGCGTGGAGGCGGCCCGCAAGCTGAAAAGCCTGTCGGTCATCAGCTCCCCCCAGCTGGCGGAAGAGTCGCGCTACCCCGAGACACTCTACCTGCTGGCCTGCGGACTGCTGATCTGCAGCCTGCTGTTCGGCACGCTCAAACTGTTGCTGGCGATTATTGACGATCACCGCGTGTAA
- the ettA gene encoding energy-dependent translational throttle protein EttA, whose product MAQFVYTMHRVGKVVPPKRHILKNISLSFFPGAKIGVLGLNGAGKSTLLRIMAGIDKDIEGEARPQPGIKIGYLPQEPQLNLEHTVRESVEEAVSEVVNALKGLDEVYAKYAEPDADFDKLAAQQGKYEEIIQAHDGHNLNVQLERAADALRLPDWDAKIANLSGGERRRVALCRLLLEKPDMLLLDEPTNHLDAESVAWLERFLHDFEGTVVAITHDRYFLDNVAGWILELDRGEGIPWEGNYSSWLEQKDQRLAQEASQEAARRKSIEKELEWVRQGAKGRQSKGKARLARFEELNSTEYQKRNETNELFIPPGPRLGDKVVEVSNLRKSYGDRVLIDDLSFSVPKGAIVGIIGPNGAGKSTLFRMMSGQEQPDSGTITLGDTVKLASVDQFRDAMDNSKTVWEEVSGGLDIMKIGNTEMPSRAYVGRFNFKGVDQGKRVGELSGGERGRLHLAKLLQVGGNMLLLDEPTNDLDIETLRALENALLEFPGCAMVISHDRWFLDRIATHILDYQDEGKVEFFEGNFTEYEEYKKRTLGAEALEPKRIKYKRIAK is encoded by the coding sequence GTGGCTCAATTCGTATACACCATGCATCGCGTCGGCAAAGTCGTTCCGCCGAAGCGACACATTCTGAAGAATATCTCTCTGAGCTTTTTCCCTGGCGCCAAAATCGGTGTGCTGGGCCTGAATGGCGCCGGTAAATCCACCCTGCTGCGCATCATGGCGGGCATCGATAAAGATATCGAAGGTGAAGCCCGTCCGCAGCCTGGCATCAAAATCGGCTACCTGCCGCAGGAACCTCAGCTGAACCTGGAACACACCGTTCGCGAATCCGTTGAAGAAGCGGTGTCCGAGGTGGTTAACGCGCTGAAAGGTCTGGATGAAGTGTATGCCAAATACGCCGAACCGGATGCCGACTTCGATAAGCTTGCCGCGCAACAGGGCAAGTATGAAGAAATCATTCAGGCGCATGACGGTCATAACCTGAACGTTCAGCTGGAGCGCGCGGCCGATGCCCTGCGTCTGCCGGACTGGGACGCGAAAATCGCGAACCTCTCCGGGGGTGAACGCCGCCGCGTGGCGCTCTGCCGCCTGCTGCTGGAAAAACCGGACATGCTGCTGCTCGACGAACCAACCAACCACCTGGATGCGGAATCCGTGGCATGGCTGGAGCGCTTCCTGCACGACTTCGAAGGCACCGTAGTGGCGATTACCCACGACCGTTACTTCCTCGATAACGTCGCGGGCTGGATCCTGGAGCTTGACCGCGGTGAAGGCATTCCGTGGGAAGGCAACTACTCCTCCTGGCTTGAGCAGAAAGATCAGCGTCTGGCCCAGGAAGCGTCTCAGGAAGCGGCGCGTCGTAAATCTATCGAGAAAGAGCTGGAATGGGTGCGTCAGGGCGCCAAAGGCCGTCAGTCCAAGGGCAAAGCCCGTCTGGCGCGCTTTGAAGAGCTCAACAGCACCGAGTACCAGAAACGTAACGAAACTAACGAACTCTTTATTCCGCCGGGACCGCGTCTTGGCGATAAAGTGGTGGAAGTCAGCAACCTGCGTAAATCCTACGGCGACCGCGTGCTGATTGACGACCTGAGCTTCTCCGTGCCGAAAGGCGCGATTGTCGGCATTATCGGTCCGAACGGCGCGGGTAAATCGACGCTGTTTCGCATGATGTCCGGGCAGGAACAGCCGGACAGCGGCACCATCACGCTTGGCGACACCGTGAAGCTCGCATCCGTCGATCAGTTCCGTGACGCGATGGACAACAGCAAAACCGTCTGGGAAGAAGTGTCCGGCGGGCTGGATATCATGAAGATCGGCAACACCGAGATGCCGAGCCGCGCTTACGTGGGCCGCTTTAACTTTAAAGGTGTGGACCAGGGCAAGCGCGTCGGCGAGTTGTCCGGTGGTGAGCGCGGTCGTCTGCATCTGGCGAAGCTGCTGCAGGTTGGCGGCAACATGCTGCTGCTCGATGAACCGACCAACGACCTGGATATCGAAACCCTGCGCGCGCTGGAAAACGCCCTGCTGGAGTTCCCGGGCTGCGCGATGGTTATCTCGCACGACCGCTGGTTCCTTGACCGTATCGCCACGCATATCCTGGATTACCAGGATGAGGGCAAAGTGGAATTCTTCGAAGGTAACTTCACCGAATACGAAGAGTACAAGAAACGCACGCTCGGCGCAGAAGCGCTGGAGCCGAAGCGTATCAAATACAAACGTATCGCCAAGTAA